ATCTCAAACATTTTAACTACCTACTTCCTAATAAGCATATAGCGCAAAAGCCCGTTAATCCTCGAGACCACTCGAGACTTTTAGTTTTGGATAAAAATAGCGGAGAATTACAGCACAAGCATTTTTACGATATTTCGGAGTTTTTAAACAAAGGGGATGTCGTTGTCATGAATAACTCCAAGGTAATCCCAGCTAGGTTGCTTGGACAAAAAGAAACCGGCGGGAAGATGGAGATATTTCTTCTGAACAAGGTTGGTAAGGGGCTGTGGGAAGTACTGGTCGGTGGGAAAGGGCAGAAAGAAAATTTAACTGTTTTATTTCCGAAAAATTTAAAAGCAACGCTGATTGAAAGGAAGGAGGGCGGGACCTGGATTGTAAGTTTTAATAAAAAAGGTGAGGAGTTTGAAAAACTGTACAAAAAAATCGGTGAAGCTCCGGTACCGCCATACATTAAAGAGAAATCTGATCTGAAAAAATACCAAACGGTGTACGCAAAGAAAGAAGGTTCAGTTGCTGCCCCGACCGCCGGCTTTCATTTTACCAAAGGATTAATCAACAGCCTGAAAAGGAAAGGGGTAGAATTCCAGGAGGTTACCCTGCACGTGGGACTGGGTACGTTCCAGCCGGTAAAGGTATCCGATATTACCAAACATAAAATGCATCCGGAGTTTGTTGATGTACCAAAAGAAACATTGGCAAAGTTATGGCAGGCTAAGAAAGATGGACGCAGAATTATTGCGGTCGGTACAACTAGCGTACGTGTATTGGAAACGGTTATGGCCGAATTGAAGAATAAAAAAAATCCCCCAAAGGAATCTTTCAAAGCATGGGTGAATATTTTTATTTATCCCGGATTCAAGTTCAAATTTGTGGATGCTATGATCACTAATTTTCATCTGCCGGAATCAACTCTGCTGATGCTGGTATCCGCTTTTGCCGGCAGGAAGAATATCCTGCGTGCATATGAGATTGCCAAGGAAAAAAACTATCGTTTTTATAGTTTTGGTGATGCGATGCTGATTAAATAAGAATCAATAAGAAAGAAGCCGCGATTTCGAAATCGCGACTTCGTTTACTTAATTTAGGCATTTAAACTCCGAATTTCAATTTACTATAGGTGTAATATAGGCTGTGTACGGGGTAATTGGTGATGTATTCTAAAAAAAATTAGCGGTTGGGTTAAGTGGTCGGTGGAAAGTAATGCCGTTATTGGCAGGTTTATTTTTAAACTCTTGGTCCGTTAATGTTATGCGTATACCATATTCATTATCAATAAATTCATATTTATCAAAATAATTTATACCCTCTTTATTACCAACCTCTATATTAGGGTCTTCTTTTTGATTTATATAAATATCAATTATTCGGCCTTGTTTTAAATTGAATTTATTAGGGATAATAAAGTAACCTGGTATAATTTGGTTGTTAAAAGTATGCAGGGAATCCAAATCAAATATAATGATTTTTAAAATATTAATAGGGATTTTTGATTTGATACCTGGTAATTTTTTTATTTGTAGTATATGGCCATTCTTAGATTTAAAATGGGATACACCTGATATATAATGGTAAGTAAATTCTATAAGTTCTATATTTAAACGTTTAAATTGTTTATAGTAGTTGTCAATAATTTCACTAGACTTATCTACGTCATATAATGCTCCTCCAAATTTATTTTTTGGGAAACATATTTTTACATAAGGCTCCTTGTGTTTATCGGATTCACTTAGTATGTTAAATATTTTAAATAAATTATTTTGATCATCTTTGATTAATAATCTATCTATTTTTATCATATATTTTTATTTCTTATAATGCTGAATAATCTGATTAGTAGTCTCTGAAATGTTTAATGATCCATCTACGGAAAGCCACGATAAATTTTCTTGTATCACTTGTTCTTTTAAGATACGTGCAGACGCAATATCTCTTTGCATCCAATTGCGCCATGCTAATTTTCTATCTGAAGTTTTAGCAAGGACATTGTTTATCCAGGGTCGTTTACTGTAGTTGTGTAATTGGAACTCTTTGGTAGCTATTAAATAGTATACATGTTGAGGTGATGCCAGCAATGGAGCAAGGGTGTGCGGAGATACATATCCATCAAATAGCAAAGGCCTTTTGTCTTCTTTCAGACATTGCTTCAAATCTTCTTTAATTAACTCAAATTCTTCATCTGAAAATGATTCTTCTGTAGCAATTTGTTCTTCGAGAGGTCGAAGCCAAAGATCATCACCAGTAATTCGGGAGATTTTGTAAAAGGTAGGATGTTCTGTGGGGGATGCTTTTTCACGGTGTTGATCTATCCATTCATCAGAGTGATATACATTCCAATTCAGACGTTCTGCAATCAAAGAAGAGATCGTAGTTTTTCCAGAACAAACTGATCCGCTAAGCCAGTACATTCGGGAAAAATCTTTCTTTGTAAACATATTTTTTAAATCAGATATTCTTATCATTTTTTATTTCATCACCAGTTGCGACACATTCTATTTCAATGCGAGCTCCTAATGGTAAGGCTTGAACTGCCAGGGCAATTCTAGTGGGTAAAATGTCTTTAAATTTAGCAGTATATATTTCGTTTACTTTAGCATATTCAGCCATATCAATTAAATATATACGCACTTTGGTTAAATTATCTAAAGTCCAACCAACTTCAGATAAAATAGCTTCTATATTATTAAATGTTTGTTTTGTTTCTATCTCAATTCCACCTTCTACTAATTTTCCCGTATCTATGCTGATGCCAATTTGACCGGAAATCTCCAATCTATACTTTGAAGATTCTAAAATTGCTTGAGAATATAACTTTGGTGCTACTGGCGCTTTAGATGATGTAATTGTTTTTTTCATATTATTTGGTTATTGAATTTCGCCTAAGAGGTTGTTTACACACCTATTGGCATCATAGCCAACATTAGCTAAAAAGTAAATAATTTTTTTAATTAAAATACAAAGAAAAAAACTATCGTTTCTATAGTTTCGGGGATGCGATGCTGATTAAATAAAAACAGCCCAAGTGAGGGACGTGTGTGGGTGGTTATAGAGGAAGAAGATTATCTTGAAAAATTATCTAATTTCTTCAAATCTTCTTTATTCATTTGCCAGTCTGCTGAAGTAGCAATTTCTTGTAAGTGTTCTAAATTTAATGCTTTCGGTATTGTGATTACCCCTTGTTTTGATACTAGCCAATTCAACGCTATTTGGGCTTTTGTCTTGCCGTATTTTTTTGATAATTGTTCAAGAATAGGAAAGTCAGTATTAAATAAATCTCCTCTGGCAAAAGGGCGATAAGCTATAATAAGTATATTATTATTTTGACAGAATGGAATTATATCAGATTCCATATTAGCAGTATTTTGCCCCACATTTCTAGTTATTAAATTGTATTCAATCTGGTTGGCCACTATTTTATTTTGACTGAATTTTTGTGCTTCTTTTAACTGTAAAACAGAAAAATTGCTCACTCCTATAAATTTAGTTTTATTAGTTTCTACTAAATGATTCATAGCTCGCATACTATTTTCTATTGAGAAATCTGGGTTTGAAGAATGAATTAAGTATAAATCAACATAAGGGGTATCAAGTCTCATCAGACTATCGTCCATTGCTTTTATTATTCCATCATAACTTAAGTTTTCCTTAGCTACTTTGGTTGTAATAAACAATCTTTTTCTATCAAAACTTTTTATTGCTTGACCTACCAATTCTTCAGTGTGTCCTTGGGCATATATTTCAGCTGTATCGATATGCGTCAACCCAAGTTTTATAGCATTTTCTAAAGCTTCAATACATTTCTGATCATTATTATATTTTGGTGTTAAATCTCCACCCATTCCCCAAGTACCAATACCGATTACTGGTATCTGTATTGCAGATGTGACGTTTGCAAATTTCATCTTTTATAAGTTAATCTTATTTTCATTCGTGTCGGATATACGATGATGGATGATGTTAAAAGACTCGTTATTATAGCAATTTAAAATAATCATCAACATTGTTTATTGCCTCTTCTAAAGTATTATACCTTACTACTTTTATATTAGAGTTTCCACTTATCATCGCTGATAATCTTTTATCGGCCTGCTCTCTATACAAACACAATATTTTTTTATCTATATTTTCAGCTTTACCAATTTCATAGCCAATACCAAGCGAAGGGGTTGATACTTCAGCAATTATAACATCAGCTTCTTTCACCCATGCCATATCACGATTATAGATAAGTTCATCGGTAATGTCTTCACCTACACTAGTGAGATTTTTATCACCAAGGTGTTCGGTTAAAACTTGGCCGTATGTAGCGAGGTGTTGGATTAATTTAAAATATAAATCCATATCATCCCTACCACCACGTATTGATCCAGCAAAATAAATTTTCATATCTTTTTAATATCTTGTTTATTTAAAGGGGTTATGAGTCTTTCAATTTTTCCTAATACTGTATTTACGCATCTGTTAACAGCATAGCCAAAATTAGCTTAAAAGTAAATTAAATTACAGTTCACATTTTTAATACTAAGATGATCTATAAATATTTTTTATTGCCTTTTCCCAAACCACTGCATGAGTCGCGCCCGCGGTTACTAAAATATTTTTATGACCACTTTTTTTAGCATCCAAAATAACATCAATTGCGTTATTATCTCTCATAGTATTCATATCGTGAGCTACGGAGTCTGGTGAAGGATCGGAAGATTTTGTAAATAAATCTTGATCTTTCGCACGAAGAGCTTCATTCTGCGACCTGGATGCTAATTCATTAAATGGTAATCCGGCTTCTTTTTCAACTACTTCGGCAATTTTTTCTGAAGTTAAGTCTAGATATTTTTCTACTCCCGGAACCGCAAATAAAATCAGGTCATATAAAGCTTCCAAGGATGGTTCTTTGCCATCTTCATACAATTTTCTCATTCCATAAGTTGCCAGCCATGTTATTGCTTCGGTGGTGTTATGCTTTAATTCATTGTTTTCAGCTTTTATATTTAAGACAGCCTTTAATTGGTCTAAGCCCGAGATATCCCATGATTGAACTTTGAATCCTTGTTTTCTGGCTAGCCAGGTAAAATATAATTGTTCCTGTCGATCTATTATTTCTTTAGGATCCATTGCCGATATTTCATCAATTGTTTTTCCTGGAAAATATGTTTCCAGTGTGCTAGCCACCTCGGTTAAAACAAGATCAGGATTGATTTCAGCAAGTGTTTTTTCAAAATCATGGATCTTTTGTAATTGATTTGTATGTTTTCTGCCATCAATAAAAATATTTTCCTCGCCGTTTGTTGCCGAATAAGCATATCTATCTTCATATTTTATTTTTTCCACTTCATCGGGACTTCGAAGCAGACTTTTTGGATCACTCACAGTTTCATCTATAGATGAGCCCTGTTCCGTAGATTGCGTTTCCTTTCGTGTTCCAAATTCCATGATTTTATTAATAAATATAGTAATTTATTACTTCTTCACCTAATAGTGTATTTGAGTACCTGTTAACAGCATAGCCAAAATTAGCTTAAAAGTAAATAATTTATTAATCAAATTGCCAAGAAAAGAAACTATCGTTTTTATAGTTTCGCCGATGTTATGCTGATTAAATAGAAAAAAGAAAGAAGTCGCGATTCGAAAATGCGACTTCTTTTATTTATAAACACTCTTTATTGATAATTCAACAATGATATTCGATAATCTATGATTATACTTATTGGACGTGTCTTCTTAGTACTTCAACACTGTTTTCATCATTAGATCCCCCTATTGAACTTTTTATCAGATCAATGAAATTAATTCTTTCATATTCTTGGGCGACACGTTCCATAATATGACCTTTTTCAGCTAACTGATGCCTTCTATCGGTTGAATCCTGATCGGCAGTCTTGCCACTATTATTTTCATCATCATTATCTAATACATCTAGCATTTCTTCAATTTCATCTTCATTAGTTGGTAGATCGTGTCCTTCAAACAAATGTTTTACAACCTCTTCCTCTATTCTTGAATACATGTCATGAATCGCTTGCTTTGGATCAGCCCCAGCATCAATTTCTTCATCGTATAATGATAACGCGGCTCGTATCATGTCAGTATTTTTTAAAGCTTCATTAACTGCCTTTTGAGCATATTTTAATGCTTGCTGATCAAGTGCCGCTTCATTTAATCTTCCTTCGAATGGATGATTCATAATTTTATTGCTTAGTTAATTATTTTTGCTGATTAATTAAACTTTTTTAGTCCTCCCACCCGCATGCGTCTGCGCATTCATTCAAACCAATTGTATCAAAACAAACGGTTTTGCCGGATTCTTCTTCGCAGAATAATTTAGTACATTTTTTAACACAGTCATTTAACTTTCGTAATTCATATACATCCTTTATATTGCCGGGATTTAATTCAATATTGTCCGCATTCTCTATGTTTTGATTAATATCTGCATTGTTCGGTTTACTGACAGACCAAATCAATATTGCGACAATGGCGAAAATAATAATAAAAAGTAATGTTTTCATGAGTTAATATTGTTTTATCAGTTCAGTCCCACGGTAGTAGTGTTTTAAAATATCTTCATATAAACTACCATTCTCTGCCATGGAACGCGCACCGTAGGCACTTAGACCGACCCCGTGCCCGAGTAATGTCCTTCCATTACATCCCGGGTCGTCAACGGAAACAAGCCAGTTGTAAGGTCCGCCGGACCAGACTTCTTCCCACGATCTGGTTCGGCCGTCAGTTTGCGAAAAATATGGTGTGACAACTATTTCATTTTCATAGGTCACCATTACTCCTTCCGTATCAATAATCGCTTGGGTAATATTCGGTGAGCGGGTTTCCAGACCGTATCCGCGGTAGACCTGGTCATTGACCGCGTCAATTGTGAAGTTTTCATCAGCATGTTTTGTACCAGTTTGGTAATGATATATTGCATAAGTACGCGCGGCTGTCAGTAGGGCTTTTAAATAATCCGGGTCATTGTCATTGCTGGCCTCGGCGATGCCTCTTAAATATGATTCCAAAGGTAATTCGTTGATAACCCATAATTTATTTGTTGCACTGGCATAGTGAATTTCTATAATTCCCCGGAAACGGTTATCGTTGAGTGATGTGTTCCACTCCGGCCGATGTTCGTAGTTGGTAATTTCCATAATTGTATCTGTGCTTTTCGGGATTGCCCGGAGCGGTAAATTTGAAATAATTGTTTCATGCGCAGTGACAAGGGAATAGCTGTTATTCTCATATTTAAGCGTAATAATACTGTCTTTAGCAAAACTGCCAATCAGTGTGTTGTTAGTATCTCTTACTTCATAGTCGCCACTTCCAGAAACTGAGACTCCGGCCGTTGTTGGATACAACCCGACTCTGATATCAGGTTCGCCGAGAGTTTCATGGACAGGTTGGACACCATTGGTCACATTTATTTTGATTTTTAACCCGCCGCTTTTTATCCAGGTAAGGTTTTCCGCAACCAGGCCAAAATTTTCTGTATAGCTTCCCAGGGTATCAGGTGCCTGCAGGGCAAAAGTAAACCGCACCTTCTCCCCGGTTTTTACGGG
The Patescibacteria group bacterium DNA segment above includes these coding regions:
- a CDS encoding nucleoside 2-deoxyribosyltransferase gives rise to the protein MKIYFAGSIRGGRDDMDLYFKLIQHLATYGQVLTEHLGDKNLTSVGEDITDELIYNRDMAWVKEADVIIAEVSTPSLGIGYEIGKAENIDKKILCLYREQADKRLSAMISGNSNIKVVRYNTLEEAINNVDDYFKLL
- a CDS encoding Rid family detoxifying hydrolase — its product is MKKTITSSKAPVAPKLYSQAILESSKYRLEISGQIGISIDTGKLVEGGIEIETKQTFNNIEAILSEVGWTLDNLTKVRIYLIDMAEYAKVNEIYTAKFKDILPTRIALAVQALPLGARIEIECVATGDEIKNDKNI
- a CDS encoding aldo/keto reductase, which gives rise to MKFANVTSAIQIPVIGIGTWGMGGDLTPKYNNDQKCIEALENAIKLGLTHIDTAEIYAQGHTEELVGQAIKSFDRKRLFITTKVAKENLSYDGIIKAMDDSLMRLDTPYVDLYLIHSSNPDFSIENSMRAMNHLVETNKTKFIGVSNFSVLQLKEAQKFSQNKIVANQIEYNLITRNVGQNTANMESDIIPFCQNNNILIIAYRPFARGDLFNTDFPILEQLSKKYGKTKAQIALNWLVSKQGVITIPKALNLEHLQEIATSADWQMNKEDLKKLDNFSR
- the queA gene encoding tRNA preQ1(34) S-adenosylmethionine ribosyltransferase-isomerase QueA yields the protein MYLKHFNYLLPNKHIAQKPVNPRDHSRLLVLDKNSGELQHKHFYDISEFLNKGDVVVMNNSKVIPARLLGQKETGGKMEIFLLNKVGKGLWEVLVGGKGQKENLTVLFPKNLKATLIERKEGGTWIVSFNKKGEEFEKLYKKIGEAPVPPYIKEKSDLKKYQTVYAKKEGSVAAPTAGFHFTKGLINSLKRKGVEFQEVTLHVGLGTFQPVKVSDITKHKMHPEFVDVPKETLAKLWQAKKDGRRIIAVGTTSVRVLETVMAELKNKKNPPKESFKAWVNIFIYPGFKFKFVDAMITNFHLPESTLLMLVSAFAGRKNILRAYEIAKEKNYRFYSFGDAMLIK
- a CDS encoding SpoIID/LytB domain-containing protein, with amino-acid sequence MKKQKQKSFLRETSWLLLVFLVVIIASFTLNKVGHYLENNQLILPANASSYENNISNKYKAELISKSYKIININPGGRLTFEAKFKNTGTETWYNNSKNFLALNVTNPTGRNSNFRDVFWPAYYRPSKMQTSVVKPGETGIFRFALTAPKVVGEYSEKFGLVAEHLTWISGGDLEIVMRVGNPLPHFSAKLVAQSNKEINIEPGKAFTAWVEFKNTGSQTWYPNGNHFVALNINKPIGRTSSFRHSLWPTAYRPTIMKGVPVKTGEKVRFTFALQAPDTLGSYTENFGLVAENLTWIKSGGLKIKINVTNGVQPVHETLGEPDIRVGLYPTTAGVSVSGSGDYEVRDTNNTLIGSFAKDSIITLKYENNSYSLVTAHETIISNLPLRAIPKSTDTIMEITNYEHRPEWNTSLNDNRFRGIIEIHYASATNKLWVINELPLESYLRGIAEASNDNDPDYLKALLTAARTYAIYHYQTGTKHADENFTIDAVNDQVYRGYGLETRSPNITQAIIDTEGVMVTYENEIVVTPYFSQTDGRTRSWEEVWSGGPYNWLVSVDDPGCNGRTLLGHGVGLSAYGARSMAENGSLYEDILKHYYRGTELIKQY